One Streptomyces fagopyri DNA window includes the following coding sequences:
- a CDS encoding inositol monophosphatase family protein has product MIGHIETIDEFLAHRTPDVEKAVRHAAATEIMPRFRQLAAHEIDQKSGPHDLVTDADRKAEEYLTEALAELLPGSVVVGEEAVHADPATYHAIQGAAPVWIVDPVDGTRQFVRGESGFCTLVALTLGGVVHASWTYAPARDQLAVALRGRGARLDGQPLRSGSPLPGRDLEIATSHPDYTTDEQKRALLGLNAEGVRPRPCGSAGLEYLAVARGELDATAFSWEAAWDHAAGLLLVEEAGGTHLTLTGEPFRVTGGNALPFTAARDEATARRVRGLLAAGA; this is encoded by the coding sequence ATGATCGGACACATCGAAACCATCGACGAGTTTCTCGCCCACCGCACGCCCGACGTCGAAAAGGCGGTCCGCCACGCGGCCGCCACCGAGATCATGCCCCGCTTCAGGCAGCTCGCCGCGCACGAGATCGACCAGAAGAGCGGCCCGCACGACCTTGTCACGGACGCCGACCGCAAGGCCGAGGAGTACCTCACCGAAGCGCTCGCCGAGCTGCTGCCCGGCTCCGTCGTGGTCGGCGAGGAGGCGGTCCACGCCGACCCCGCGACGTATCACGCGATCCAGGGCGCGGCACCGGTCTGGATCGTCGACCCGGTCGACGGCACCCGCCAGTTCGTCCGCGGCGAGTCAGGTTTCTGCACGCTCGTCGCCCTCACGCTGGGCGGCGTCGTCCACGCGTCCTGGACCTACGCACCGGCCCGTGACCAGCTCGCCGTCGCCCTCCGCGGCCGGGGCGCCCGCCTCGACGGACAGCCGCTGCGCTCCGGCTCGCCCCTGCCCGGACGCGACCTCGAGATAGCCACCTCGCACCCCGACTACACGACGGACGAGCAGAAGCGCGCCCTCCTCGGCCTGAACGCCGAGGGAGTCCGGCCGCGCCCGTGCGGTTCCGCCGGCCTGGAGTACCTGGCCGTCGCCCGCGGCGAGTTGGACGCGACGGCCTTCTCCTGGGAGGCGGCCTGGGACCACGCGGCGGGCCTGCTGCTGGTCGAGGAGGCGGGCGGCACCCACCTGACGCTGACGGGCGAACCGTTCCGTGTCACCGGCGGCAACGCGCTGCCGTTCACAGCGGCCCGGGACGAGGCGACGGCCCGCCGGGTGCGGGGGCTGCTCGCCGCCGGAGCCTGA
- a CDS encoding gamma-glutamyltransferase family protein — MFTTRPTLQGTFGMVSSTHWLASQSAMAVLEDGGNAFDAAVAAGFVLHVVEPHLNGPAGEVPIILAPAGGPVQVLCGQGGAPAGATIAHYRGLGLDLVPGTGPLAAAVPGAFDAWMLLLRDHGTKSLADVLKYAIGYAEDGHAPVERVGETVEAVRELFETEWTSSAEVYLPGGTAPRPGELFRNPVLAATWKRLLAEVSAAGDRKAEIEAAREVWRTGFIADALVRQAGRPAMDTSGERHTGTLTAADLASWSAAYEAPATYDWRGWTLCKAGPWSQGPVLLQQLALLPPELPPHGSADYVHLLVEGCKLAMADREAWYGDAGEVPLDALLSDEYNTARRALVGAEASYELRPGAPGGRAPRMSGHARRVASGEPGFDALAVPGAGEPTMARAAAEPEVAPDGSTRGDTCHLDVVDRWGNMVAATPSGGWLQSNPVVPELGFPLGTRLQMAWLDEGLPNSLTPGRRPRTTLTPSLALRDGVPVMAFGTPGGDQQDQWQTHFFLAVALGAEVRGGLDLQGAIDAPNWHNDSFPGSFHPRGMRPGSLTVESRTDPAVVAELRRRGHDVQVADAWSEGRLCAVARDPRTGVLSAAANPRGMQGYAVGR, encoded by the coding sequence ATGTTCACGACCCGACCGACACTCCAGGGCACCTTCGGCATGGTGTCCTCCACCCACTGGCTCGCCTCCCAGTCCGCCATGGCCGTCCTGGAGGACGGCGGCAACGCGTTCGACGCCGCCGTCGCCGCGGGCTTCGTCCTGCACGTCGTCGAACCGCACCTCAACGGACCCGCGGGAGAGGTCCCGATCATCCTCGCCCCGGCGGGCGGCCCGGTCCAGGTGCTCTGCGGCCAGGGCGGCGCGCCCGCCGGCGCGACGATCGCGCACTACAGGGGGCTCGGTCTGGATCTCGTACCCGGTACCGGCCCGCTCGCCGCGGCCGTCCCGGGCGCCTTCGACGCGTGGATGCTGCTCCTGCGCGACCACGGCACGAAGTCCCTCGCCGACGTCCTGAAGTACGCCATCGGATACGCCGAGGACGGGCACGCGCCCGTGGAGCGGGTCGGCGAGACGGTGGAGGCCGTCCGTGAGCTGTTCGAGACGGAGTGGACCTCGTCCGCGGAGGTGTACCTGCCGGGCGGGACGGCACCGCGCCCCGGCGAGCTCTTCCGCAATCCCGTGCTCGCCGCCACCTGGAAGCGGCTTCTCGCGGAGGTCTCCGCGGCCGGGGACAGGAAGGCCGAGATCGAGGCGGCGCGGGAGGTCTGGCGCACCGGGTTCATCGCCGACGCGCTGGTACGCCAGGCCGGACGGCCCGCCATGGACACCAGCGGCGAGCGCCACACCGGCACTCTGACGGCCGCCGATCTCGCCTCCTGGTCCGCGGCCTACGAGGCGCCGGCGACGTACGACTGGCGCGGCTGGACCCTGTGCAAGGCGGGCCCCTGGAGCCAGGGTCCCGTCCTCCTGCAGCAGCTCGCCCTGCTCCCGCCGGAGCTGCCGCCGCACGGCTCCGCCGACTACGTGCACCTGCTCGTCGAGGGCTGCAAACTCGCCATGGCCGACCGGGAGGCCTGGTACGGGGACGCCGGCGAGGTGCCGCTCGACGCGCTGCTGTCGGACGAGTACAACACGGCGCGCCGAGCCCTCGTCGGCGCCGAGGCCTCGTACGAGCTGCGCCCCGGAGCCCCCGGCGGACGCGCCCCGAGGATGAGCGGGCACGCCCGGCGGGTGGCCTCCGGGGAGCCCGGCTTCGACGCGCTGGCGGTACCCGGCGCGGGCGAACCCACCATGGCCCGGGCCGCCGCCGAACCCGAGGTGGCACCGGACGGCTCCACCCGCGGCGACACCTGCCACCTCGACGTCGTGGACCGGTGGGGCAACATGGTCGCGGCCACCCCCAGCGGCGGCTGGCTCCAGTCCAACCCGGTCGTCCCGGAACTGGGCTTCCCGCTCGGCACCCGGCTCCAGATGGCCTGGCTCGACGAGGGCCTGCCCAACTCCCTGACGCCCGGCCGCCGTCCGCGCACCACGCTGACGCCGTCCCTGGCGTTGCGTGACGGGGTGCCGGTCATGGCGTTCGGCACCCCGGGTGGCGACCAGCAGGACCAGTGGCAGACCCACTTCTTCCTGGCCGTGGCGCTGGGCGCCGAAGTACGCGGCGGACTCGACCTCCAGGGCGCGATCGACGCGCCGAACTGGCACAACGACAGCTTCCCCGGCTCCTTCCACCCGCGCGGCATGCGCCCCGGCAGCCTCACCGTCGAGTCCCGCACCGACCCCGCCGTGGTCGCGGAACTGCGCCGCCGCGGCCACGACGTCCAGGTCGCCGACGCCTGGTCGGAGGGCCGGCTGTGCGCGGTCGCCAGGGACCCGCGCACCGGGGTGCTGTCCGCCGCGGCGAATCCGCGGGGGATGCAGGGGTACGCGGTCGGACGGTGA
- a CDS encoding lipoyl protein ligase domain-containing protein, translating to MHGEYKIPGGKLVVVDLDVEDGVLRHARVAGDFFLEPDEALDAVNHALEGAPADTDAAGLAARVEAALPAGTVMYGLTSEGVGIAVRRALAHATDWTDYDWQLIHEGPQSPALHMALDEVLTAEVAAGRRPPTLRVWEWGAPSVIIGSFQSLRNEVDPEGAARHGIEVVRRISGGGAMFVEPGNTITYSLSVPEALVQGLSFQDSYAYLDDWVLGALGDMGIKAWYQPLNDIATEQGKIAGAAQKRVVGPGGGPGAVLHHVTMSYDIDADKMLEVLRIGREKLSGKGIGSAKKRVDPLRRQTGLAREEVIGRMIDSFRGRYGLADGGVTAAELARAEELARSKFGSAAWTARVP from the coding sequence GTGCACGGTGAGTACAAGATCCCCGGCGGCAAGCTCGTCGTGGTGGACCTGGACGTCGAGGACGGGGTGCTGCGCCACGCGCGCGTGGCGGGCGATTTCTTCCTCGAACCGGACGAGGCGCTGGACGCCGTGAACCACGCGCTGGAGGGCGCTCCCGCCGACACCGACGCCGCGGGCCTGGCCGCCCGTGTCGAGGCCGCGCTGCCCGCGGGCACGGTGATGTACGGCCTGACCTCGGAGGGCGTCGGGATCGCGGTGCGCAGGGCGCTCGCGCACGCCACCGACTGGACGGACTACGACTGGCAGCTGATCCACGAGGGGCCGCAGTCCCCTGCGCTGCACATGGCCCTGGACGAGGTGCTGACCGCGGAGGTCGCCGCCGGCCGCCGCCCGCCGACGCTGCGCGTGTGGGAGTGGGGAGCCCCGTCCGTGATCATCGGCAGTTTCCAGTCGCTGCGCAACGAGGTCGACCCCGAGGGCGCCGCACGGCACGGCATCGAGGTGGTGCGCCGGATCTCCGGTGGCGGCGCGATGTTCGTGGAGCCGGGAAACACCATCACCTACTCGCTCTCGGTGCCGGAGGCACTCGTCCAGGGCCTGTCGTTCCAGGACAGTTACGCCTACCTCGACGACTGGGTGCTCGGCGCGCTCGGGGACATGGGGATCAAGGCCTGGTACCAGCCCTTGAACGACATCGCGACGGAGCAGGGGAAGATCGCGGGAGCCGCCCAGAAGCGGGTGGTGGGTCCGGGCGGCGGCCCCGGAGCCGTGCTCCACCACGTGACCATGTCGTACGACATCGACGCCGACAAGATGCTCGAAGTGCTGCGCATCGGCCGGGAGAAGCTCTCCGGCAAGGGCATCGGGAGTGCGAAGAAGCGGGTGGATCCGCTGCGTCGGCAGACGGGGCTCGCGCGCGAGGAGGTCATCGGGCGGATGATCGACTCCTTCCGCGGCCGCTACGGGCTGGCGGACGGTGGGGTGACGGCCGCGGAACTGGCCCGCGCCGAGGAGCTGGCGCGCTCGAAGTTCGGGTCGGCCGCGTGGACGGCCCGGGTGCCGTAG
- a CDS encoding DUF4232 domain-containing protein, producing MTMPHPRQPSSGPLGRAVLAGALALAVSGCGFFTEPDHRPAPGPSPAVALPPAGDCPPSGVRVDADRVDGAMGLRAMTLILTNCSGRPYRVNGYPSVRVLDAKGAPLTGVRTVQGTDQVPMAPEDPGAEPLTLSPGESARSALYWRMAAENGTYLRVVPQKGRPAVNVRPPETLDIGPENTLGTTAWASPSRP from the coding sequence ATGACCATGCCGCACCCGAGACAGCCGTCCAGCGGACCGCTCGGCCGCGCCGTCCTCGCGGGTGCGCTGGCACTCGCCGTGAGCGGCTGCGGCTTCTTCACCGAGCCGGACCACCGGCCCGCGCCGGGCCCCTCGCCCGCCGTCGCGCTCCCCCCGGCCGGCGACTGTCCGCCGTCCGGTGTACGCGTCGACGCCGACCGTGTCGACGGTGCCATGGGGCTGCGGGCGATGACCCTCATCCTCACCAACTGTTCCGGGCGGCCGTACCGGGTGAACGGCTACCCCTCCGTCCGCGTCCTCGACGCGAAGGGCGCCCCGCTCACCGGCGTGCGCACCGTCCAGGGCACCGACCAGGTCCCCATGGCCCCGGAGGACCCCGGCGCCGAGCCGCTCACCCTGAGCCCCGGCGAGAGCGCGCGGTCGGCCCTGTACTGGCGGATGGCGGCCGAGAACGGCACGTACCTCCGCGTCGTCCCGCAGAAAGGACGGCCCGCGGTGAACGTGCGGCCCCCGGAAACCCTCGACATCGGACCGGAGAACACACTCGGCACGACGGCGTGGGCGTCACCGTCCCGACCGTGA
- a CDS encoding response regulator, protein MIRVALVDDQALMRAGFRALLDAEDDIEVVGEAADGKQGVALVRDRRPDVALVDVQMPVMSGIEATRRIAADPHLSAVRVLILTNYGLDEYVFEALRAGASGFLLKDTEPADLLQAIEVVAHGEALLSPSVTRTLIGEFVARPPDRATAPGLEGLTRREREVTALAARGLSNEEIAAHMVISPFTAKTHISRAMTKLGARDRAQLVVFAYESGLVTARGGAPWRRAMIGE, encoded by the coding sequence GTGATCAGGGTCGCGCTCGTCGACGACCAGGCACTCATGCGGGCCGGATTCCGCGCCCTGCTGGACGCCGAGGACGACATCGAGGTGGTGGGCGAGGCCGCCGACGGGAAACAGGGCGTCGCCCTGGTGCGGGACCGGCGGCCCGACGTCGCCCTCGTCGACGTACAGATGCCGGTGATGTCGGGCATCGAGGCGACCCGGCGGATCGCCGCCGACCCGCACCTGTCCGCCGTGCGCGTCCTCATCCTCACCAACTACGGCCTGGACGAGTACGTCTTCGAGGCGCTGCGGGCCGGGGCGAGCGGCTTCCTGCTGAAGGACACCGAACCCGCCGACCTCCTCCAGGCCATCGAGGTCGTCGCCCACGGAGAGGCGCTGCTGTCCCCGTCCGTGACGCGCACGCTGATCGGGGAGTTCGTGGCGCGGCCCCCCGACCGTGCCACCGCGCCGGGCCTGGAGGGCCTCACCCGCCGCGAACGCGAGGTCACCGCGCTCGCCGCGCGCGGCCTCAGCAACGAGGAGATCGCCGCGCACATGGTCATCAGCCCGTTCACGGCCAAGACGCACATCAGCCGCGCCATGACCAAACTGGGCGCCCGCGACCGGGCCCAACTGGTCGTGTTCGCCTACGAGTCGGGCCTGGTGACGGCCAGAGGGGGCGCCCCGTGGCGGCGTGCGATGATCGGCGAATGA
- a CDS encoding sensor histidine kinase has translation MTLDQAVRRQLADIALAIVVGALVLSAAAFDNGTAPADYALTALASAALAGYRRAPRGVLAITTVTTTAYVLHAHPGPLAALPVLGAVHTAARAGHRGVAALASAAFLAGFLTTGPTRQEIVERTLLLAGWFLCALVTGLADRNWQAYLRQTEQRALEAERTREEAALRRAGEERLRIARELHDSLTHSISIVKLQAGVAVHLARKRGEEVPAALLAIQAAGGEAMRELRSTLEVLRTDEPTGTPALLVERARAAGLAVELSVRGDERPLTTTVDRAAYRIVQEALTNAARHAGPAEVTVRLDYSAAELAIFVDDDGGADPSRPPAPGIGLTGMRERVTALGGTLRAAPRAGGGFSVHAQLPLGTAEDAS, from the coding sequence ATGACGCTGGACCAGGCCGTGCGCCGACAGCTCGCCGACATCGCCCTCGCGATCGTCGTCGGCGCCCTCGTCCTGAGCGCGGCCGCCTTCGACAACGGCACCGCCCCCGCCGACTACGCCCTGACGGCCCTCGCGTCCGCCGCCCTCGCGGGCTACCGCCGGGCACCGCGCGGGGTCCTCGCGATCACCACGGTCACCACGACGGCGTACGTCCTGCACGCCCACCCCGGACCCCTCGCCGCGCTGCCCGTCCTGGGCGCCGTCCACACGGCCGCGCGCGCCGGCCACCGAGGCGTGGCCGCGCTCGCGAGCGCCGCGTTCCTGGCCGGGTTCCTCACGACGGGCCCCACCCGGCAGGAGATCGTCGAACGAACCCTCCTGCTGGCCGGCTGGTTCCTGTGTGCTCTGGTGACGGGCCTCGCCGACCGCAACTGGCAGGCGTATCTGCGCCAGACCGAACAGCGCGCGCTGGAGGCGGAACGCACCCGGGAGGAGGCCGCCCTGCGCCGGGCGGGCGAGGAACGGCTGCGGATCGCGCGCGAGTTGCACGACTCGCTCACGCACAGCATCTCGATCGTCAAGCTCCAGGCCGGTGTCGCCGTCCACCTGGCCCGTAAACGCGGCGAGGAGGTGCCCGCCGCGCTGCTCGCCATCCAGGCGGCGGGCGGTGAGGCGATGCGCGAACTACGGTCCACGCTGGAGGTGTTGCGCACCGACGAGCCGACCGGCACACCCGCGCTGCTCGTCGAGCGGGCCCGCGCCGCGGGCCTCGCGGTCGAGCTGTCGGTCCGCGGCGACGAGCGACCGCTGACGACGACGGTGGACCGCGCCGCCTACCGCATCGTCCAGGAGGCGCTGACCAACGCCGCGCGCCACGCGGGGCCGGCCGAGGTGACCGTCCGGCTCGACTACTCGGCGGCCGAACTCGCGATCTTCGTGGACGACGACGGCGGCGCCGACCCGTCCCGCCCGCCCGCACCCGGCATCGGCCTCACCGGGATGCGGGAACGCGTCACGGCTCTCGGCGGCACCCTGCGGGCCGCTCCACGGGCCGGGGGCGGCTTCTCCGTCCACGCCCAACTGCCCCTGGGAACAGCCGAGGACGCGTCGTGA
- a CDS encoding carboxymuconolactone decarboxylase family protein — MPSPFRHTDPPDPASAAGPVRAVYTQLARDFGIARASTFVVLSSAPGIMASAWALMRESLIAGDGGRTGKELAALGVSEANRCPFCVDAHRMLLHATGDHALAEKVARGEPPADEWQARVLAWGRATRTPGAPELVPYPFAAAHAPAYIGTALAFHFINRVVSALLTERLLPGNVQRFRAVRSLGGRSLAGTVRRHPVPGAGLTLLDGAGLTVLDHAGPGPGWARTTTVGPAYAALRAAAGEGEGLLDAADRTLVRETLGAWDGAHPPLAWDGLPGRGRPGARLALLAALAPYRITDEDVAAWRTPDRTDACLVRLVAYGAFAAVDRIEGALPVRAAKETS; from the coding sequence GTGCCCAGTCCGTTCCGTCACACCGATCCGCCCGATCCCGCGTCCGCCGCCGGCCCCGTCCGCGCCGTCTACACCCAGCTGGCCAGGGACTTCGGCATCGCGCGGGCGTCCACCTTCGTCGTGCTGTCCTCCGCGCCCGGGATCATGGCCTCCGCCTGGGCGTTGATGCGTGAGTCGCTGATCGCGGGCGACGGCGGCAGGACCGGGAAGGAGCTCGCGGCGCTCGGGGTGTCCGAAGCCAATCGGTGCCCGTTCTGCGTGGACGCGCACCGGATGCTGCTGCACGCGACCGGCGACCACGCGCTCGCGGAGAAGGTGGCCCGTGGTGAGCCGCCCGCCGACGAGTGGCAGGCGCGGGTGCTGGCCTGGGGCCGGGCGACCCGGACGCCCGGGGCACCGGAACTGGTCCCGTACCCCTTCGCCGCCGCGCACGCACCCGCGTACATCGGCACCGCGCTCGCCTTCCACTTCATCAACCGTGTGGTGTCGGCGCTGCTGACCGAGCGGTTGCTGCCGGGCAACGTTCAGCGGTTCCGGGCCGTACGGAGCCTCGGCGGCCGGTCCCTGGCCGGGACGGTGCGCCGGCATCCCGTGCCCGGTGCCGGTCTCACTCTTCTCGACGGCGCGGGTCTGACCGTCCTCGACCACGCGGGTCCCGGCCCCGGCTGGGCGCGCACGACCACCGTCGGCCCCGCCTACGCCGCGCTGCGTGCCGCCGCCGGCGAGGGCGAGGGACTTCTCGACGCCGCCGACCGGACCCTCGTACGGGAGACGCTCGGTGCCTGGGACGGCGCGCACCCGCCGCTCGCGTGGGACGGCCTTCCCGGCCGCGGCCGCCCCGGGGCCCGCCTGGCGCTGCTGGCCGCGCTCGCCCCGTACCGGATCACGGACGAGGACGTGGCGGCCTGGCGCACCCCCGACCGTACCGACGCCTGTCTGGTGCGTCTCGTCGCGTACGGCGCGTTCGCCGCCGTCGACCGGATCGAGGGCGCGCTGCCCGTGCGCGCGGCGAAGGAGACCTCATGA
- a CDS encoding class I SAM-dependent methyltransferase has protein sequence MTRIAGSVQAQVWNGPLGTHWATHHARYDALVSGLDDALFEGAAIAAGDRVLDVGCGAGATTRTAGRLAAHGHAVGVDISAPLLDRARAVTVAEDVTNVAYQRGDAQSHRFPAAGYDVVISRGGVMFFADHAAAFRNLARALRPGGRLAFVCPQPAGPHLEESRALSLFARLLDAPDAHTAAAQTAMASLSDPARIREVLEGWDEVSVTPVGTETVWGRDAADAVGFILSRTPGRAVDAVTRTTLEDTLRPYETDRGVRLRAAVWLVTAKRSPSLQA, from the coding sequence ATGACGCGGATCGCCGGCTCCGTGCAGGCGCAGGTGTGGAACGGGCCGCTCGGCACCCACTGGGCCACCCATCACGCCCGCTACGACGCCCTCGTGTCGGGTCTCGACGACGCGCTCTTCGAGGGTGCGGCGATCGCCGCGGGCGACCGTGTGCTGGACGTCGGCTGCGGGGCCGGCGCGACGACCAGGACCGCGGGGCGGCTGGCCGCGCACGGACACGCGGTCGGTGTCGACATCTCGGCGCCTCTGCTGGACCGGGCGCGTGCCGTCACCGTCGCGGAGGACGTCACCAACGTCGCGTACCAACGGGGCGACGCCCAGAGCCACCGCTTCCCGGCCGCCGGATACGACGTGGTGATCAGCCGGGGCGGGGTGATGTTCTTCGCCGACCACGCGGCCGCGTTCCGGAACCTGGCGCGGGCGCTGCGTCCGGGAGGGCGGCTCGCGTTCGTCTGTCCGCAGCCCGCCGGTCCGCATCTGGAGGAGTCGCGCGCCCTGAGTCTCTTCGCGAGGCTTCTCGACGCGCCGGACGCCCACACCGCCGCGGCGCAGACCGCGATGGCCTCCCTGTCGGACCCGGCTCGGATCCGCGAGGTGCTGGAGGGCTGGGACGAGGTGAGCGTGACGCCGGTCGGCACCGAGACGGTGTGGGGACGGGACGCCGCCGACGCGGTCGGCTTCATCCTCTCTCGTACGCCCGGACGGGCGGTCGACGCGGTCACCCGCACGACCCTGGAGGACACTTTGCGCCCTTATGAGACGGATCGGGGTGTGCGACTCCGGGCGGCGGTGTGGTTGGTGACGGCGAAACGGAGCCCCTCCCTCCAGGCGTGA
- a CDS encoding NCS1 family nucleobase:cation symporter-1: MTDTVPTDSPPTAQVTLPDGRVEIAPGAPAPTGPYANEDLLPVPVARRTWTTYNFSALWVGMAHNTASWTLASGLIAVGMDWKQAVFTIALANLIVLVPMLLTGHAGPKYGIPFPVFARASFGVRGANLPAVVRALVACGWFGIQTWIGGEAIYFLAGKLFGDSWANASHIGGYAWTMWLSFAIFWVLQVAIIYRGMETIRRFENWAAPFVLVGAGVMLWWMSSKAGGFGPLLDQPSKLGWGGHFWKLFWPSLMGMIGFWSTLSLNIPDFTRYGKSQKAQTWGQALGLPTTMTLFAFLSVMVTSGSQAVYGEAIWDPVKLAAKTDNVVGIVFALVTVLIATLSVNIAANLVSPAFDFSNIAPRRISFRAGAMTTCVLGVLIFPWKLYSDPQGYIFTWLGLVGGLLGTVAGILIADYWILRRTRLDLADLYRTGGRYWYDGGWNWRAVAAFVTGGVLAVGGADFHPLIDGRPIPALSSLADYGWAVGLGTSLVLYTGLMLLRGRPEATA; encoded by the coding sequence ATGACCGACACCGTCCCCACCGACAGCCCACCGACCGCCCAGGTCACGCTCCCCGACGGCCGGGTGGAGATCGCCCCCGGCGCTCCGGCACCCACCGGTCCCTACGCCAACGAGGACCTGCTGCCGGTCCCGGTCGCACGGCGGACCTGGACCACGTACAACTTCTCCGCGCTCTGGGTCGGCATGGCCCACAACACCGCGTCCTGGACCCTGGCCTCCGGGCTGATAGCCGTGGGCATGGACTGGAAACAGGCCGTGTTCACCATCGCGCTGGCCAACCTGATCGTGCTGGTCCCGATGCTGCTCACCGGGCACGCGGGGCCCAAGTACGGCATCCCCTTCCCGGTCTTCGCCCGCGCCTCCTTCGGTGTCCGCGGCGCCAACCTCCCCGCCGTCGTAAGGGCGTTGGTGGCGTGTGGATGGTTCGGCATCCAGACCTGGATCGGCGGCGAGGCGATCTACTTCCTCGCCGGGAAGCTCTTCGGGGACAGCTGGGCGAACGCCTCGCACATCGGCGGCTACGCGTGGACGATGTGGCTGTCCTTCGCGATCTTCTGGGTGCTGCAGGTCGCGATCATCTACCGGGGCATGGAGACCATCCGCCGCTTCGAGAACTGGGCGGCGCCCTTCGTGCTCGTCGGCGCCGGCGTCATGCTGTGGTGGATGAGCAGCAAGGCGGGCGGCTTCGGCCCGTTGCTCGACCAGCCCTCCAAGCTCGGCTGGGGCGGCCACTTCTGGAAGCTGTTCTGGCCCTCGCTGATGGGCATGATCGGCTTCTGGTCCACGCTGTCGCTGAACATCCCCGACTTCACCCGGTACGGCAAGAGCCAGAAGGCGCAGACCTGGGGGCAGGCGCTCGGTCTGCCCACCACGATGACGCTCTTCGCCTTCCTGTCCGTCATGGTCACCTCGGGATCGCAGGCCGTGTACGGCGAGGCGATCTGGGACCCGGTCAAGCTGGCCGCCAAGACGGACAACGTGGTCGGCATCGTCTTCGCGCTGGTCACCGTGCTGATCGCGACGCTGTCCGTGAACATCGCGGCCAACCTGGTCTCCCCGGCCTTCGACTTCTCCAACATCGCGCCCAGGAGGATCAGTTTCCGGGCCGGCGCCATGACCACCTGCGTCCTCGGTGTGCTGATCTTCCCCTGGAAGCTGTACTCCGACCCGCAGGGCTACATCTTCACCTGGCTCGGTCTGGTCGGTGGTCTGCTCGGCACGGTCGCCGGCATCCTCATCGCCGACTACTGGATCCTGCGCCGCACCCGGCTCGACCTCGCCGACCTGTACCGCACCGGCGGACGCTACTGGTACGACGGGGGCTGGAACTGGCGGGCCGTGGCCGCCTTCGTCACCGGCGGTGTCCTGGCCGTCGGCGGCGCCGACTTCCACCCGCTGATCGACGGGCGGCCCATCCCGGCGCTGTCGTCGCTCGCCGACTACGGCTGGGCCGTGGGCCTGGGCACGTCGCTGGTGCTCTACACCGGCCTGATGCTGCTGAGGGGCCGGCCGGAGGCCACCGCCTGA